The sequence TCGCCATGACGTGGCTCCACGGGATCTGTTTCCTGGGTCTCTACGCGATGATAGAGCGGCACGGGATCGGCCACCCCTGGCGGGAACTGCTCGTGCAGAGCCTGTTGAACGCCGTGGTCGGTGCGGTGGCCACGCGGACGCTCGAACGGGGACCTGAGTGGTGGCGGCGCCGCCGATACACGCGCCGCGCGGAAGGACGACGGCTGATGCGCTGAGGCGCAGTGCACGAGACGCGACATGCCATTCGCCGAGGAACGCCAGAACCTGCAGATCCGTCTGCGCGTGCTCCAGTGGAGCGTCGCGGCGGTGTTCCTCGCGCTCGCGACGGCATTCTGGTACTTCCAGGTGGCCCGACATCAGCAGTTCCTCGAGATGGCGGAGAACAACCACCAGCGCGCACTGCCGCTGGCTGCGCCGCGCGGGGTGCTCTTCGACAGGCGTGGCACGGTGCTCGTCGAGAACCGCTTCGCGCTCAACATCTCGATCGTGCGCGAACAGGCCAACGACGTGACGCGTACCGCGCAGACCGTTGCGGACCTGACCGGCGTGCCGCTCGACTCCATCACCGAGGCGCTCACGCGCAGCAGTCGCCTCCCCACGTACCGGCCCACCATCGTCATTCGCGACGCCACCGAAGCGCAGGTCGCGGCGGTCGCCGCGCATCGCCTCGAACTGCCGGGCGTGATCGTCGAGAAGGTGCCGACGCGGCGCTATCCGCCGGCGTCGATGGGCGCGCATCTCATCGGCTACGTCGGTGAAGTGACCGATGCACAGCTCGCGCGACCCGAGTACAAGGACGTGCAGGGGGGCGCCGTCGTGGGACAGGCCGGCGTCGAGCAGACGTACAACCCGCTCCTCATGGGCGTCGATGGCGCGCGGCACGTGATCGTCAACAGCCGCGGGCGCGAGATCGACGTGCTCGGAGAAGACGATGCGGTCGAAGGCCGTCGCCTGCAGCTCACGATCGACGCCGAGGTGCAGCGCGCGGCGGAGGAAGCGTTCCGGCACTACGGCTTCCGCGGATCGGCCATCGCGCTGTCGCCGTCGACGGGTGAAGTGCTGGCCCTGTCGTCGCAGCCGGCCTACGACCCGAACCTGTTCGCAGCCGGCATCAGCCGCTCGGCGTGGAACGACCTGCTGACCGATCCGCTGAAGCCGCTCAACAACCGCGCGATTCAGGGGCGGTATGCCCCGGGATCGACGTTCAAGATCGCCATGGCCGTCGCGGGCCTCGAAGAAGGCGTCGTCACCCCCGAGACGCGCATCTTCTGCGGCGGCGGCGCCTCGTTCTACGGCCGCTACTTCAAGTGCCACAAGGCCGGCGGACACGGCTCGGTGTCGATGCGCGAGGCGCTGGAGAAGTCGTGCAACGTGTACTTCTACACGCTCGGCAACCTGCTGGGCGTGGATCGGATCCACAAGTGGGCCACGGCGCTCGGCCTTGGTGAGATGAGCGGCATCGACCTGCCGCACGAGACGCAGGGCATCATGCCGTCCACGGCGTGGAAGAAGCAGCGCACGGGTGAGAAGTGGTACGCGGGCGAGACGATTTCGGTGGCGATCGGCCAGGGCCAGGTGTCTGTCACGCCCATCTCGCTCGCGGTGATGATGGCGTCGGTGGCCAACGGCGGCACGCGTGTCGTGCCGCATCTGGTCAGCGCCGTGGACAACGGCAAGGGCTGGGAGCGGCTGCCGCCGCCCGAAGGGCAGCACGATCTGCATGTGTCGCCCGAGCACATCGACGTCGTGCGCGAAGGGCTGTGGCGGGTCGTCAACGGCGCCGGGACCGGCGCACGCGCGCGCATCGTGGGCTACGACGTGGGCGGCAAGACAGGTACGGCGCAGGTCATCTCGAACCAGGGTCGGGCGCGCGCGCGCGGCTCGCGCGACCTGCGCGATCACGGGTGGTTCGTCTTCTTCGCGCCGGCCGACAAGCCCACGATCGCCGGCGTCGTCTTCGCCGAACACGCCGAACACGGTTCGTCGGCCGCGCCCATCGCGAAGTACATGATGGAGACCTGGTTCGCCAGGCAGGAAGGGCGTGCGCTTCCGACGCTTGCGCCAGTGCCCGGACAGCCCGCCGCTCCTCAGGCTCCCGCTGTGGCGACAGTCGCCCGGACCGCCACACCGATCCGCACAGACGGAGGTGCCCCATGATGGCGTGCCTGCCCGGTGCTCGACCGTGTGTCCTGCCGGGTTGCCGGTTGCCGGTTGCCGGTTGCCGGCCGAGAGCCCCCCATGTTTGAGCAGCGGCTGTACCGCCATCTCGACTGGAGCCTGCTGGCCGCCGTCGTCACGCTCTGCCTGATGGGGCTCGTGATGATCTACAGCACCACGTACGACCCGATCCGGGATCGCGTGGGGCGCGAGTTCTACACGCAGTTGTCGGCGATGGGCATCGGGCTCGCCGTGATGACCTGCGTGCTCTTCATCGACTACCGCACGCTCACGGGGTACGCGCCCGTCGTCTACGGCGCCGTGGCGGTGCTGCTGCTGTACGTGCTCTACTTCGGCGTCGTGGCCGGCGGGTCGCGACGCTGGATCTCCCTCGTCGCGTTCAACCTCCAGCCGTCGGAGTTCGCCAAGGCGGGGCTGGCCCTGTTGCTGGCGTCCTGGTTCGGCCAGGAAAAGCTCTCCGCGCTGCGCCTCGGCGATCTCGCGGCGGCAGGCGGCCTTCTCTTCCTTCTCTTCCTCCTCATCGCGCGGCAACCCGACCTGGGTTCCGCGATGACGCTGCTGCCGGTCCTCGGCGGCATCGCCTATGCAGCCGGACTGCGCCTGAAACTCATCGGGTACGCGGTCCTCCTGTGTGTGCTCCTGGCGCCCGTGGCGTGGTTCTACGGGCTGCAGGAGTATCAGAAGTCGCGCGTCGTCACGTTCCTGGACCCTTCGCAGGATGCCCGCGGGGCGGGGTATCAGCAGATCCAGGCGCGCATCACCGTGGGGTCTGGCGGCCTCGCAGGCAAGGGGTTCCTCAACGGGACGCAGGGGCAGTACAAGTTCCTGCCCGTCGCCCATAACGACTTCGTCTACTCCGTGCTCGCCGAAGAGCACGGGTTCATCGGCGTGCTCGCCACGCTGGGACTGTATCTGTTCGTGCTGATCCGCTCGCTCGACGCGGCGCGGCTCGCGCGCGATCGCATCGGGGCCTACCTCGTGGTGGGCCTCGTCTCGTGTTTTGCCTTCCAGGTGATCTACAACATCGCCATGTCGGCCGGCCTGGCGCCGGTCAAGGGGCTCACTCTGCCCCTGATGAGTTATGGCGGGTCGTCGATCATCGCCACGCTCATGAGTTTCGGCCTCATCCTCAACGTGAGGATGCGGCGGTTCGCGAATTGATGGTGACGGCTCCTGCCTTCGTCGTATGGCGCATGGTGCTGCGACTGCTCGGAGCGACCTTCGGGTCGCGAGCGCCGCATGCGCCCGCCCGCGACGGGGCGGGCGACCGCACCGGGAGCCTGCTGCATGACCAAGGAGATGATTGTCTCCGCGACGGACCGCGAAACGGCGGTCGCCATCCTCGAGGACGATCAGGTCGTCGAGTTCTTCATCGAACGGGAGCACCAGCAGGGCGTCATCGGGAACGTCTACAAAGGACGCGTCTCGAAGGTCCTGCCCGGCATGCAGTCCTCGTTCATCGACCTCGGGCTGGAGCGTGACGGGTTCCTCTACGTCTCGGACGTGATCACGCCGGCCGAGGCGCTCGAAGACGATCCAGACGAGCCATCGACGCCGTCGGAACAGCCGGTCGATGTCGTCGCGGGTGCCCAGGACGGGGTCCGGGACGCCGTCGGCGACGCCGAAGACGACGCACAGGCGGCCGCGTCGGTGGCGCCAGCGGCGAGCAGG comes from Acidobacteriota bacterium and encodes:
- the rodA gene encoding rod shape-determining protein RodA, with translation MFEQRLYRHLDWSLLAAVVTLCLMGLVMIYSTTYDPIRDRVGREFYTQLSAMGIGLAVMTCVLFIDYRTLTGYAPVVYGAVAVLLLYVLYFGVVAGGSRRWISLVAFNLQPSEFAKAGLALLLASWFGQEKLSALRLGDLAAAGGLLFLLFLLIARQPDLGSAMTLLPVLGGIAYAAGLRLKLIGYAVLLCVLLAPVAWFYGLQEYQKSRVVTFLDPSQDARGAGYQQIQARITVGSGGLAGKGFLNGTQGQYKFLPVAHNDFVYSVLAEEHGFIGVLATLGLYLFVLIRSLDAARLARDRIGAYLVVGLVSCFAFQVIYNIAMSAGLAPVKGLTLPLMSYGGSSIIATLMSFGLILNVRMRRFAN
- the mrdA gene encoding penicillin-binding protein 2, giving the protein MPFAEERQNLQIRLRVLQWSVAAVFLALATAFWYFQVARHQQFLEMAENNHQRALPLAAPRGVLFDRRGTVLVENRFALNISIVREQANDVTRTAQTVADLTGVPLDSITEALTRSSRLPTYRPTIVIRDATEAQVAAVAAHRLELPGVIVEKVPTRRYPPASMGAHLIGYVGEVTDAQLARPEYKDVQGGAVVGQAGVEQTYNPLLMGVDGARHVIVNSRGREIDVLGEDDAVEGRRLQLTIDAEVQRAAEEAFRHYGFRGSAIALSPSTGEVLALSSQPAYDPNLFAAGISRSAWNDLLTDPLKPLNNRAIQGRYAPGSTFKIAMAVAGLEEGVVTPETRIFCGGGASFYGRYFKCHKAGGHGSVSMREALEKSCNVYFYTLGNLLGVDRIHKWATALGLGEMSGIDLPHETQGIMPSTAWKKQRTGEKWYAGETISVAIGQGQVSVTPISLAVMMASVANGGTRVVPHLVSAVDNGKGWERLPPPEGQHDLHVSPEHIDVVREGLWRVVNGAGTGARARIVGYDVGGKTGTAQVISNQGRARARGSRDLRDHGWFVFFAPADKPTIAGVVFAEHAEHGSSAAPIAKYMMETWFARQEGRALPTLAPVPGQPAAPQAPAVATVARTATPIRTDGGAP